In Alkalihalobacillus sp. TS-13, the following are encoded in one genomic region:
- the rarD gene encoding EamA family transporter RarD, with the protein MLNRLSDPVVGMIYTLAAFVAWGILPIYWYFLKGIPAYEIFAHRILWSFFFAAFILLLIGGWPQVKKVLTNRVQATWVFLAAILISANWFLFIWAVTSNHVIGASLGYYINPLLSIVLGVIIFREKLNHWKVSSLLLAATGVLIMTIQFGQVPWVALIIASTFALYGVVKKVVKVEPLVSVTLETLFILPLVLSYLLFLQVKGTASLGHVSILETIFLLGAGAVTALPLLWFSKGAQKVPLSTIGFLQYINPTIQLLVGIYFFHETFTNTHLISFGFIWVALTLFSLSQINFKKYLQLRVPVKDKCTG; encoded by the coding sequence ATGTTGAATAGACTATCTGACCCTGTTGTCGGAATGATTTATACTCTTGCAGCCTTTGTCGCCTGGGGCATTTTGCCGATCTACTGGTATTTTCTCAAGGGAATACCTGCCTATGAGATTTTTGCTCACCGGATTCTATGGTCCTTCTTTTTTGCTGCATTCATCCTGCTGTTGATCGGTGGATGGCCGCAGGTGAAAAAAGTGCTGACCAACCGGGTCCAGGCCACATGGGTGTTCTTGGCCGCCATCCTCATTAGTGCGAACTGGTTCCTTTTCATATGGGCGGTCACATCGAATCATGTAATCGGAGCAAGCTTAGGGTATTACATTAACCCGCTACTAAGTATTGTGTTAGGCGTGATCATCTTTCGGGAAAAATTGAACCATTGGAAGGTCAGTTCTCTGTTGCTTGCTGCAACCGGTGTGTTGATCATGACGATCCAATTCGGTCAGGTTCCCTGGGTAGCACTGATCATCGCATCGACATTTGCTTTATATGGTGTGGTGAAAAAAGTCGTCAAGGTCGAACCACTTGTTTCTGTGACCCTGGAAACGCTATTCATTTTACCACTTGTCCTGTCCTATCTTCTCTTCCTCCAAGTAAAAGGAACCGCTTCTCTGGGTCATGTGTCCATTCTTGAAACGATCTTCTTACTTGGTGCCGGCGCTGTCACTGCGCTCCCGCTTTTATGGTTTTCAAAAGGGGCACAAAAGGTCCCATTATCGACGATCGGCTTTCTTCAATACATCAACCCGACCATTCAACTGCTCGTCGGAATCTATTTCTTTCATGAGACATTCACGAATACACATCTCATCAGCTTCGGATTCATATGGGTCGCGCTCACACTCTTCTCCTTGTCACAAATCAACTTCAAGAAGTATTTACAGTTGAGAGTCCCAGTAAAGGACAAGTGCACTGGATAA
- a CDS encoding LysR family transcriptional regulator, translated as MTIIQMEVFVKIVETKSFTKAGEDLGMTQSAVSHAISSLESALGFQLIIRNRSGAVITTNGEKMLVHIRNILRHTELMKQDAESIMGLEKGKVRVGSFESVMIHWMPDIIGQFQQQFPDIEVELIEGGYQDIIQWLLDGRIDLGFILETERMNVEFQPLKDDHLSLLIPSDHPLSEEREPSIEQVASYPFIMPKKGCDEQVRRMFKTQDLNPDVRFVIKDVHSIIAMVKSGIGISIMPEMTLPDHMDKIKATRICEEVYRTIGIAAPAFKRLSPAAGKFFELTKSWVENT; from the coding sequence ATGACGATTATCCAAATGGAGGTTTTCGTAAAAATCGTTGAAACGAAAAGCTTCACAAAGGCAGGGGAAGATTTGGGCATGACGCAGTCTGCAGTGAGCCATGCCATATCCAGTTTAGAATCCGCCCTTGGATTTCAATTGATCATCCGTAATCGTTCCGGTGCAGTCATTACCACAAACGGAGAAAAAATGCTGGTGCATATACGGAATATATTACGGCATACGGAGCTTATGAAGCAAGACGCAGAGAGCATTATGGGCTTGGAGAAAGGGAAAGTCCGGGTCGGCTCATTTGAAAGTGTGATGATCCACTGGATGCCGGATATCATTGGGCAATTTCAACAACAGTTTCCTGATATTGAAGTAGAGCTGATCGAAGGGGGTTACCAAGATATTATCCAATGGCTTCTTGATGGGAGGATCGATTTAGGTTTCATCCTGGAAACGGAACGGATGAACGTCGAATTTCAACCGCTTAAAGATGATCATTTATCCTTGCTGATCCCAAGTGATCATCCCCTTAGCGAGGAACGTGAACCCTCTATTGAGCAGGTTGCTTCATATCCGTTCATCATGCCGAAAAAAGGGTGTGATGAACAAGTGCGGAGGATGTTCAAAACGCAGGATCTCAATCCGGATGTCCGTTTTGTGATTAAAGATGTCCATTCGATCATTGCCATGGTGAAATCAGGAATCGGAATAAGCATCATGCCTGAAATGACGCTGCCGGATCACATGGATAAGATCAAAGCGACGAGGATTTGTGAAGAGGTTTACCGGACGATTGGAATCGCTGCACCGGCATTCAAGCGGCTATCGCCTGCTGCCGGTAAGTTTTTCGAGTTGACCAAATCCTGGGTTGAAAATACTTGA
- a CDS encoding flavin monoamine oxidase family protein has product MKRETYAELQYPEGMLSIIRNGLDPTGTPKSVLIIGGGLSGLVAASLLKQAGHKVTILEGNSRIGGRVLTLREPFTEGNYLDVGAMRIPENHALVLEYIKRFQLPLNTFINSTPRDVIFVNNVLTTREVYEENPDILQFPVAPEEEGKTATELLLEATKPFVDLYTSSTPEEQEELRKKYGDYSMGEFLQFNPLGPSLSMPAIRMINVMLGIEGFPEFAFLDILTDIVYPIFSEDLQFYEIQGGNDRLPSSFFPQLQNDIKFNQKVIRITQNDSGVQVQTRNPVTGEISEYDGDYVIATVPFTVFQFIDVIPYNSIPFEKWQAIRELNNVPAVKIGIQFKRRFWEANGLGNAISDRPTRFSYIPSHNIGSEGPGVLLGSYSWGADAELWTSLSFSELVYTLLKDLAKIYGDVVYTEFQNAAGFDWSENPYSVGCFTLFTPRQEEEFEEIIRRPEGRIHFAGEHTSSFHGWMEGAIESGIRAAFEVKARE; this is encoded by the coding sequence ATGAAGAGAGAGACTTATGCAGAACTGCAGTACCCAGAGGGCATGCTGTCGATTATCAGAAACGGTTTGGATCCGACTGGAACTCCGAAATCGGTCTTGATTATTGGAGGGGGTCTCTCAGGATTGGTTGCTGCATCCCTCCTGAAACAGGCTGGCCATAAAGTGACGATCCTCGAGGGAAACAGTCGGATAGGTGGCAGGGTTTTGACCTTAAGGGAGCCATTTACTGAGGGGAATTATCTGGATGTCGGGGCAATGAGAATTCCTGAGAACCATGCATTGGTGCTTGAATACATCAAGCGATTCCAATTGCCTTTGAATACGTTTATCAACTCTACACCGAGGGACGTGATCTTTGTCAACAACGTGTTGACGACCAGGGAAGTGTATGAGGAAAATCCGGATATCCTCCAATTTCCGGTGGCACCTGAAGAAGAAGGGAAGACTGCAACGGAATTACTTTTGGAAGCGACCAAGCCTTTTGTTGACCTATATACAAGCAGCACTCCGGAAGAACAGGAAGAGCTGAGGAAAAAGTACGGAGATTATTCAATGGGCGAGTTTTTGCAGTTCAATCCTCTAGGCCCATCCCTTTCAATGCCAGCAATCCGTATGATCAATGTCATGCTCGGTATTGAAGGCTTTCCTGAGTTTGCTTTCTTAGATATTTTGACCGATATCGTTTATCCGATCTTCAGTGAGGATTTGCAATTTTATGAGATTCAAGGCGGTAATGATCGTCTTCCGTCATCTTTTTTCCCGCAACTTCAAAACGACATCAAATTCAACCAAAAAGTGATTCGGATTACGCAAAATGATAGCGGTGTCCAGGTCCAAACCCGAAACCCTGTGACCGGGGAAATCAGCGAATACGATGGAGATTATGTCATCGCTACCGTTCCATTCACTGTTTTTCAGTTCATCGATGTGATTCCGTATAATTCTATACCTTTTGAAAAGTGGCAAGCGATTCGGGAGCTGAATAATGTACCAGCTGTTAAGATCGGAATCCAATTCAAACGTCGATTTTGGGAAGCGAATGGGCTCGGGAATGCGATATCTGATAGACCGACTCGATTTTCCTATATTCCAAGCCATAACATCGGTTCAGAGGGTCCAGGGGTGCTGTTGGGAAGCTATAGCTGGGGAGCCGATGCTGAATTGTGGACCAGTTTGTCCTTTTCAGAGCTTGTCTACACCCTGTTAAAAGATCTTGCGAAAATATATGGGGATGTCGTATATACAGAATTTCAGAATGCTGCAGGGTTCGATTGGAGTGAAAATCCATATTCTGTAGGGTGTTTTACGTTATTTACACCGAGACAAGAAGAGGAATTCGAAGAAATAATCAGGCGGCCAGAGGGAAGAATCCACTTTGCCGGTGAACATACATCATCGTTCCATGGATGGATGGAAGGGGCGATCGAATCCGGCATCCGGGCTGCATTTGAAGTGAAGGCAAGGGAATGA
- a CDS encoding TerC family protein, with amino-acid sequence MELFSAEFFTALLSIVIIDLVLAGDNAILIGLAARNLPQSQQKKVILWGALGAILIRVVATLAVVWLLKIPGLLLVGGLLLVVIAYKLLVDDKDHDVQAAGGFWAAIRTVIIADALMGLDNVLAIAGAAHGNMVLVILGLLISVPVVMFGSKLILMWVDRFPIIITIGAAILAWTASKMIVGEPFLHSFFDNGFIKYGFELFMVGAVIAAGYLKKRKVEQEVEQEEQVVLQKVD; translated from the coding sequence ATGGAATTATTCAGTGCTGAATTTTTCACCGCACTATTATCGATTGTGATTATCGACCTGGTCCTGGCTGGAGACAATGCGATCCTGATCGGGCTTGCTGCAAGGAATTTACCTCAATCGCAACAGAAAAAAGTCATCCTGTGGGGAGCGCTCGGTGCAATCCTGATCCGAGTCGTCGCTACTCTGGCGGTTGTCTGGTTGCTCAAGATTCCGGGATTGCTATTAGTCGGGGGATTATTGCTTGTGGTCATCGCATATAAACTTCTGGTCGATGACAAAGACCATGACGTCCAAGCGGCAGGTGGTTTCTGGGCAGCGATCCGAACAGTCATCATTGCTGATGCGCTTATGGGATTAGACAATGTATTGGCAATTGCAGGTGCCGCGCACGGGAACATGGTTCTCGTCATTTTAGGACTATTGATATCGGTGCCGGTTGTCATGTTTGGTAGCAAACTCATCCTGATGTGGGTTGACCGTTTCCCGATCATCATCACGATCGGAGCAGCGATCCTTGCCTGGACGGCTTCGAAAATGATCGTCGGAGAGCCATTCTTGCATAGTTTCTTCGACAATGGCTTTATCAAATACGGTTTCGAATTGTTTATGGTAGGGGCAGTGATCGCGGCCGGTTATTTGAAAAAGAGGAAAGTGGAACAGGAAGTCGAACAAGAAGAACAGGTTGTTTTACAGAAAGTCGACTAA
- a CDS encoding DUF4178 domain-containing protein has translation MSIFSRLFNKKDKEVEKVEERNFFNLQINDIITYNFEDYQVSGKLIYNDGGYEWYAYQLVGTNETIWLSAEMDDELELGIYKSTKEKLTEPIPNKVTVNQTEYALDEKGTASVRGEGRGKNVNGQQVKYFDFANDAEDRFLSVEIWGSEVEVSEGHEIESYEIKIIAAS, from the coding sequence ATGAGTATTTTCTCACGATTGTTCAATAAAAAGGATAAGGAAGTTGAAAAGGTTGAAGAACGAAATTTTTTCAACCTCCAGATCAATGATATCATCACCTACAATTTTGAAGATTATCAGGTGAGCGGAAAATTGATCTACAATGACGGCGGTTATGAGTGGTACGCGTATCAGCTTGTCGGAACGAATGAGACGATCTGGTTAAGTGCAGAAATGGATGACGAGCTCGAACTTGGAATCTATAAAAGCACGAAAGAAAAACTGACCGAACCAATCCCGAATAAAGTAACTGTGAATCAGACAGAATACGCTCTTGATGAAAAAGGGACCGCTTCAGTACGGGGAGAAGGCCGGGGGAAAAACGTAAACGGCCAGCAAGTGAAGTACTTTGATTTCGCAAATGATGCAGAAGACCGCTTCCTTTCCGTTGAAATATGGGGCAGTGAAGTCGAAGTCAGTGAAGGTCATGAAATCGAAAGCTATGAAATAAAAATCATTGCTGCAAGCTAG
- a CDS encoding PspA/IM30 family protein — protein sequence MFNFFKRVRTMVSSELNSALDKAEDPVKLLDQYMREMAADIREAETAVAKQIANEKMLKKRYEDAKSMVEKREEQAVQALEAGNEDLARRALEDKQKHNQQVDTLLAAHTKAKDDADSLRERLSEMKAEYDEMNLKKDSLKARAESAKTKTKINRTMSNIGNDSSQQGFKRMEEKVVQYEAEAETTDDMRSSNKSLDDEFEAMNTKNNVNDELAELKKKLGKE from the coding sequence ATGTTTAATTTCTTTAAAAGAGTACGTACAATGGTTTCGTCTGAGTTGAATTCAGCGCTTGATAAAGCGGAGGATCCTGTAAAACTGCTGGACCAGTACATGCGGGAAATGGCTGCAGATATCCGGGAAGCTGAAACGGCTGTCGCAAAACAAATCGCAAATGAAAAGATGCTCAAGAAAAGGTATGAAGATGCAAAGAGCATGGTTGAGAAGAGAGAAGAGCAAGCGGTTCAGGCATTGGAAGCCGGGAATGAAGACCTCGCCCGCAGAGCGCTGGAAGATAAACAGAAACACAATCAACAGGTGGATACACTGCTCGCTGCGCATACCAAAGCGAAGGACGATGCCGATTCCTTACGTGAGAGACTATCTGAAATGAAAGCGGAATATGATGAGATGAATCTGAAAAAGGATTCCCTCAAAGCAAGAGCTGAATCCGCGAAAACGAAGACCAAGATCAATCGCACGATGTCGAATATCGGCAACGACAGTTCCCAACAAGGCTTCAAGCGGATGGAGGAGAAAGTAGTCCAGTATGAGGCTGAAGCGGAAACGACAGATGACATGCGCTCTTCAAACAAGTCCCTTGATGATGAGTTTGAAGCGATGAATACGAAGAATAATGTAAACGATGAATTAGCGGAGTTAAAGAAAAAACTGGGGAAAGAATAA
- a CDS encoding DUF4247 domain-containing protein, whose protein sequence is MRRKVIGISIAATFLLLVACGSANVLDWIAEHYPLEDVVESSTDPDDVARLYVAKDKSIQEVSKAIKDQMEPENASEIKENKQILVYDDYFVTLTQDEDDPENTNIEVATDEFVRDNYRPGFFNGFIAYYILDRTFGVNDWRYKQDQRCGGKCYEGYNKSGGNYKGPATPSSFRGSGNRGGGPGTGK, encoded by the coding sequence ATGAGAAGGAAAGTCATAGGAATCTCCATAGCGGCAACATTTCTCCTTCTGGTGGCTTGTGGGTCTGCTAATGTACTAGATTGGATCGCCGAACACTATCCTTTAGAGGATGTGGTCGAAAGCAGTACCGATCCAGATGATGTTGCTAGATTATACGTTGCCAAGGACAAAAGTATACAAGAGGTATCTAAAGCGATCAAGGATCAAATGGAGCCGGAGAATGCCAGTGAAATAAAGGAAAATAAGCAGATATTGGTCTACGATGATTATTTTGTGACACTGACACAAGATGAGGATGATCCGGAGAATACCAATATAGAAGTGGCAACGGATGAATTCGTCCGTGATAATTACCGACCGGGCTTTTTCAATGGATTTATCGCGTATTACATACTGGACCGGACTTTCGGGGTGAACGATTGGCGATATAAACAGGATCAGCGTTGCGGCGGAAAATGTTATGAAGGCTATAACAAATCAGGTGGAAATTATAAAGGACCTGCTACCCCTTCTTCTTTTAGAGGATCAGGGAATCGCGGCGGAGGTCCTGGAACTGGAAAATAA
- a CDS encoding DUF350 domain-containing protein, which translates to MSPFILTLLYFIAAVVIVVIGLVIFELVTTKYKDWEEINRGNSAVALSIGGKIIGICIILAFSIYTNDSIPQTVLWGGYGVVLQLVAYYLFDFLTRRFTVEKELKNGNVSVGIVSMCVSIGLAFVVGASIT; encoded by the coding sequence ATGAGTCCATTTATTTTAACGTTATTATACTTTATCGCAGCTGTTGTGATCGTTGTCATCGGTCTTGTCATTTTTGAGCTTGTGACGACGAAATACAAAGATTGGGAAGAAATCAATCGAGGGAATTCTGCTGTCGCCTTATCGATCGGCGGTAAGATTATCGGTATCTGTATCATTCTGGCGTTCTCGATTTATACGAATGATAGCATTCCTCAGACGGTGCTTTGGGGCGGTTATGGAGTCGTTTTACAATTGGTCGCCTATTACTTGTTTGATTTTCTTACGCGGAGGTTTACAGTTGAAAAAGAATTGAAAAATGGGAACGTCTCTGTCGGGATCGTTTCAATGTGTGTGTCAATAGGATTGGCATTTGTAGTCGGGGCTTCGATCACATAA